ACATGCAAACATATGTTTATCATTACTACTATCACTATGGCAACGTAATGATCTTATCGATCAATCCTTCAGGTGATATTTTGTGGAATAATGTTGTGTCAAAAGATCAGAACTCTATCGATGATGCTGGATATTCTTCCTCTTATATAAGTTCAATTGTGAGTGGAAAAATAATTTCTCTCTATAACAAATATATCGACGATGATTCATCAGTGCTCATGACAACAGTCGATGGAATAGGAGCACAAAAAACCGATGTGCTGTTCAATGAAAATGAAAAAGTGGTTATAATTCCCAAGTCGGCTAAACAGATTGATGAAGACACTATTTTATTGCCGGCTTATAAGCAGAACAGGTTTTTTATACTAAAAGTCACCTTGTAATTAATTGATTCAGGATTTTTTCTGCAGTAATATCTTCTTTCCCGGAGGAATCGAAGCTCCTTCATTCAGTTCGTTATACTTATAAATGTATTTGGATTTAATTCCATATTCCTGAGAGATAGAGAAAACAGTATCTCCGGGTTTTGTTATATAGAATTTTTTATCGCTTTCTTTTTCTTTGGCTGGATGTACACTATCTGACCTTCTGAAAGATTTGCATCATCACGAACTTCATTATATTTTGGTAACTGCCAGTAGCCGAGATTTAATTCTTTTGCAAGACTTTCATATGTATCTCCGTGGCGGGCTATAACATATTTAATTCCGTTTTTCTCTTTTACCTTGCGGGTTGCAAATGCATCAACAACTTCAACAGAAGGAACAAAAACCCGTTTCTCTTTTATATCTCTTTTAGGATAAGACTCAGCTATTACTTCATCAGTTGAAGTGCTATTAGAAGCTGTAGTAGTATTTGTATTTGAATTTGGTGAAGGAGCAGGAGTCTTGCTGTCAGCATAAAGTGGAAGTTCTTCCTGAGTATCCAGTAAATGCAATTGATAATCTTCTATGATCTTGATCAAACGGGTAGCATAAGCAGGATCAGTTGCATACCCGGCTTTCTTCAAACCTTTCGCCCAGCCTTTGTAATCTGTTTTGTCGAGTTCAAATAAGAATGCATAACGTGACCGGGTTTTGAGGAAATTACTGTGATCGTCGTATGATTCTAAAGTTGTATTGTATTTTCTGAAACATTCGTCTTTTTCATCATCATCCTGAATGTACGAAGGTCCAACCCAATTAGCGCATTTGATACCAAAGTGGTTATTAGCCTGAACAGCTAACGGACTTTTTCCATCACTTGATTCAAGACAAGCCTGAGCCATAGTAATACTAGCAGGCACGCCGGACTTGATCATTTCACGGATAGCATCTTCTTTGTGATCGGCAATGTATTGCAATCTTGCTGCTTTTGGATCTGCAGCGAAAGTTGAATTTAAGCCAATAAGTAAAAAGAAGGCAAGAATGGATGAAACTTTCATAGTCATTAAACGCAATTTTGTGATGGTTATTTGTGAGATTATTACGATGATTTAATGTAGTAAGATACACTTAGAAGTGTAATTAATTGCCTGAAATTCTTAAAAGTTATGGATAAAATGGAAAAATTCCGCCTGTATGGATCGCCGTAATACTGCTTTTGGTCTGAAAGGTTCCCTTTTTGAGTAGATCATTTATTGCAAAAAACATTTTTCCGGTATAAACAGGTTCGATCTGAATGTTGTTTTGGAAATAAAATTCTCTGCAGAAATTATCGAGTTCAGATGTTGATTTTGCATAACCTCCAAAATGATAGTCGTAATGCAAAGTGATCTTTGAAAGATCGCCACCCAAATCTGAAATATTTTTCTGCATGAATTGCGCACCTTTCAATACAGGAATTCCATGCACTTCTTGTCCGGGTTTTACACCTTTTGAGATCCCGGCAACTGTAGCACCTGTTCCACATGCGCAGAAAATATAATTGGCTTCAGGAATTTCATTTGCAATTTCTGAAGTTCCTTCTACTGCTGCAAGATTGGATCCGCCTTCGGGAAGAATAAAAACATCATCAGGATCTTTTATAATTCCTTTACTCTTCAATGTTAGTAACAGATTGGAAATATATTCCGCATTATCTTTTTGTCTGTACTCTTCTCTCGAAACAAAAATCAGTTTCATTTTATTTTCAAGCATGAATTGAATACATGGATTTGAAATTTCATCACCACGAACAATTCCGATAGAATCAATTCCAAGTTGATGAGTAGCAGCAGCAGTTGCGATCAGATGGTTTGAATATGCGCCGCCAAAAGTGAGAAGCACTTTTTTATTCTGTTCTCTGAAATCGATCAGATTGTATTTCAGCTTGCGCCATTTGTTTCCGCCGGTAAAAGGATGCACAAGGTCTTCGCGCAAAACGGAAATTTTAAAATCTCCTGATTCCGGTAGACGGATTTCCTGAAGGATTGACTTGGATTGGAGATTCAACATCCGGCAAAAATACTTATATAATCACCTGCTTATATGCGGTTCCGATTTACATTTCAAATAAAGTTCTTTGACTATTTAAAAAAAGCTGTCCGCCGCGAGCTGGATAGCCATGCGTGAGGGGAAATCGAGGGGACTCGGCGCATGGCGTAAGCTACTTTTACTATCAATAATACATTTTATTACGATATTAAATTTACTATCTATACTACATTTTACAATCGATAAGTAAACTATACAATCAACAATTACTTTTACCTGGAATAACGAAAGATCATAAGGGAAGTGCTTTTTGCGCGGCCCCCGGGGTTAAATATGAGTCATCGAAAAATCTAAATTTCTCAAGGCTATTTTGGTTATAATTGTTAGTTCATTGACATTCAACATTACCAAACTGCAATTCACACTGACACTTTTTATTGAGTAGTTGAAAGTACAGCAGTTTGAGTTTGATATCTGGAGCGCGGGAAGTAACAAAGTCAATTCCTCTATATTCCTTAAATCAACGCATAAGCATTATCGCAATCCGCAATCCGCAATCCGCAATCCGCATTTCAATAAATCCCCCAAACCCTTCAAATCAACCCTATAAATTCTTTAATTAAACAAGTTGCCCCACCCACTGTTTTTTGATAAATTTGCCCGCCAATCATCAAACAATACCGTTGATTGCACTGTTATTCCATGGCAATTCAAGACAAATTTGATCCTGAAGACTATTATCTCTCGCCCGAAGGTTATATTATCTTTACTGAAAAATATCACCTGAAACGCGGATATTGTTGTCAAAGCGGGTGCAAACATTGTCCGTGGGACTTCAATAAAACCAAATCCAAAAAAGAAAAATAAGCGAACATGCTCACAAGTATATCCTCTGAAAAATTAGATCTAAGTACATCAAAGACGCCAACCGGCACTAAGCTCTCTTGTAAAGGCTGGGTTCAGGAAGCGGCATTGAGAATGTTGTTGAACAATCTCGATCCTGATGTTGCTGAACGTCCGGAAGATCTGGTCGTGTATGGTGGAAGAGGAAAGGCAGCACGTAACGTTGAAAGTTTTCATCTGATCGTAAAAGCGTTGAAAGACTTGAATGATGATGAAACATTGTTGATCCAAAGTGGGAAACCGGTTGCAATACTTCCCTCACACAAAGATGCACCGAGAGTAATTTTAAGCAACTCTCAGTTAGTGCCGAAGTGGGCAACATGGGAAGTGTTCGATGAACTAGAAAAGAAAGGTTTGATCATGTATGGTCAGATGACAGCAGGTTCTTGGATCTACATCGGCTCGCAGGGAATTGTACAGGGAACGTATGAAACATTTAATGCTGTTGCTGATAAACATTTTGGTGGTTCATTGAAAGGGACTCTTTCTGTAACAGCAGGACTCGGTGGAATGGGTGGTGCACAGCCTTTAGCTGTGACAATGGCTGATGGAGTTTGTCTGGCCGCAGAAGTTGAAGAATGGCGTGCACAAAAAAGAGTAGACACAAAATATCTTGACTTTATCGAAAGAGATCTTGATAAAGCAATTGATCTCGCATTAGAATTTAAAGCGAAAGGTGAAAATAAATCGATCGGTGTAATTTGTACAGCAGTTAAGTTGTTGAAGAGATTGATCGAGAGAAATATTGTTCCCGAAGTATTGACTGATCAGACTTCGGCACATGATCCGTTGATCGGATATTTACCTGAAGGATTGACGAATGAAGAAGCAAATGTTTTGCGCGAGACAGATCCTGCAAAATACATTGATATGGCGTATGATTCTATGGCAGAGCATGTACGTTTAATGCTTGAATTACAATCACGCGGATCTGTAACATTTGATTACGGAAATAATTTACGAGCACGTGCACAAGAGCGTGGAGTAAAGAATGCATTTGATTTCCCCGGATTTGTTCCGGCATATATTCGTCCGCTTTTCTGTGAAGGAAAAGGTCCGTTCCGTTGGGCAGCATTGTCAGGTGACCCGCAGGATATTTACGAAACTGATAAAGTCATTCTGGAATTATTTCCTGAGAATAAATCATTACATCGCTGGATGAAAATGGCGCGTGAAAGAATTGCATTTCAGGGATTGCCTGCAAGAATTTGCTGGTTAGGAATGGGCGACAGAGAGAAGGCAGGTTTAGCGTTTAATGAATTGGTAAGAACAGGAAAAGTAAAAGCTCCGATCGTAATTGGTCGTGATCATCTTGATACCGGTTCTGTTGCATCTCCGAATCGTGAAACGGAAGCAATGCTGGATGGAAGTGATGCCATCGCTGACTGGCCTATTCTGAATGCATTGATAAATACAGCAGGTGGTGCCAGTTGGGTATCGTTGCATCATGGGGGTGGAGTAGGTATGGGGTATTCAATACACTCAGGAATGGTGATTGTTGCTGATGGAACTGCCGATGCAGAGCGCAGACTGAAAAGAGTGTTGCATAACGACCCTGCAATGGGAGTGATCCGCCATGCTGATGCCGGTTATGATATTGCAAAAGATACTGCAAGAAAATTCCGTTTAGATCT
The sequence above is drawn from the Bacteroidota bacterium genome and encodes:
- a CDS encoding LysM peptidoglycan-binding domain-containing protein, with product MTKPGDTVFSISQEYGIKSKYIYKYNELNEGASIPPGKKILLQKKS
- a CDS encoding glucosaminidase domain-containing protein yields the protein MTMKVSSILAFFLLIGLNSTFAADPKAARLQYIADHKEDAIREMIKSGVPASITMAQACLESSDGKSPLAVQANNHFGIKCANWVGPSYIQDDDEKDECFRKYNTTLESYDDHSNFLKTRSRYAFLFELDKTDYKGWAKGLKKAGYATDPAYATRLIKIIEDYQLHLLDTQEELPLYADSKTPAPSPNSNTNTTTASNSTSTDEVIAESYPKRDIKEKRVFVPSVEVVDAFATRKVKEKNGIKYVIARHGDTYESLAKELNLGYWQLPKYNEVRDDANLSEGQIVYIQPKKKKAIKNSI
- a CDS encoding pyridoxal-phosphate dependent enzyme; amino-acid sequence: MLNLQSKSILQEIRLPESGDFKISVLREDLVHPFTGGNKWRKLKYNLIDFREQNKKVLLTFGGAYSNHLIATAAATHQLGIDSIGIVRGDEISNPCIQFMLENKMKLIFVSREEYRQKDNAEYISNLLLTLKSKGIIKDPDDVFILPEGGSNLAAVEGTSEIANEIPEANYIFCACGTGATVAGISKGVKPGQEVHGIPVLKGAQFMQKNISDLGGDLSKITLHYDYHFGGYAKSTSELDNFCREFYFQNNIQIEPVYTGKMFFAINDLLKKGTFQTKSSITAIHTGGIFPFYP
- the hutU gene encoding urocanate hydratase, whose protein sequence is MLTSISSEKLDLSTSKTPTGTKLSCKGWVQEAALRMLLNNLDPDVAERPEDLVVYGGRGKAARNVESFHLIVKALKDLNDDETLLIQSGKPVAILPSHKDAPRVILSNSQLVPKWATWEVFDELEKKGLIMYGQMTAGSWIYIGSQGIVQGTYETFNAVADKHFGGSLKGTLSVTAGLGGMGGAQPLAVTMADGVCLAAEVEEWRAQKRVDTKYLDFIERDLDKAIDLALEFKAKGENKSIGVICTAVKLLKRLIERNIVPEVLTDQTSAHDPLIGYLPEGLTNEEANVLRETDPAKYIDMAYDSMAEHVRLMLELQSRGSVTFDYGNNLRARAQERGVKNAFDFPGFVPAYIRPLFCEGKGPFRWAALSGDPQDIYETDKVILELFPENKSLHRWMKMARERIAFQGLPARICWLGMGDREKAGLAFNELVRTGKVKAPIVIGRDHLDTGSVASPNRETEAMLDGSDAIADWPILNALINTAGGASWVSLHHGGGVGMGYSIHSGMVIVADGTADAERRLKRVLHNDPAMGVIRHADAGYDIAKDTARKFRLDLNTRLK